In a single window of the Aminomonas paucivorans DSM 12260 genome:
- a CDS encoding GNAT family N-acetyltransferase yields the protein MTREAEPLGGGKGEMVLRPLEEGDVLLVALWLNRDPLRKWFGDPEDWLSEIREREGRFSFLRHFVALLGEDPVGFCQYYRCADADEEVYRSFPREGTYSVDYGLGDAACLGKGLGRELVRCLSERVLSLPDARRIVVAPDRENEASRRTLLRCGFVLDEERGVFVKERD from the coding sequence ATGACGAGGGAGGCCGAGCCCCTCGGGGGAGGCAAGGGCGAGATGGTCCTTCGTCCCCTGGAGGAGGGGGACGTGCTGCTGGTGGCCCTGTGGCTGAACCGGGATCCCCTGCGGAAATGGTTCGGGGATCCGGAGGATTGGCTTTCGGAGATCCGGGAGAGGGAGGGGCGGTTCTCCTTCCTCCGCCACTTCGTGGCGCTGCTGGGGGAGGATCCCGTGGGCTTCTGCCAGTACTACCGGTGCGCCGATGCGGACGAGGAGGTCTATCGGTCCTTCCCCCGGGAGGGGACCTACAGCGTGGACTATGGCCTCGGGGATGCGGCCTGCCTGGGAAAGGGGTTGGGGAGGGAGCTGGTCCGCTGCCTTTCGGAGCGGGTGCTGTCCCTCCCCGATGCCCGGAGGATCGTGGTGGCCCCGGATCGGGAGAACGAAGCCTCCCGCCGGACCCTCCTCCGGTGCGGCTTCGTCCTGGACGAAGAACGGGGGGTCTTCGTGAAGGAGCGGGATTAA
- a CDS encoding 4Fe-4S binding protein — protein MEDLRSFAVLFEAPEGVEEALAAMTTPEERRLLRGMADRDGFSPCEAASLLGGSSEEAEGLCAAAYRRGCLNRVPEQPELFRRGTLYSRLDLFAQFEPRTWLALPESLRRRLDDWYLDAYARRLVAGVEAKRLREMRRRLDLPPSEAPFLGNDVILPLGEALDYVRNASRQATLVPCNCRAIARNCSLPLDTCILYLDPEKVNTVVHRGWGRPLSREEAARVVRRAHEAGLMHSAGPDALCNCDGCCCYPARVGKRLHCVGLWPEAKYRVQWDDSRCVRCGRCVPRCPFQVFEVTRREEKRSMSFDSSRCRGCGLCVEVCPAGALRLGPRG, from the coding sequence ATGGAGGATCTTCGATCCTTCGCCGTCCTGTTCGAGGCCCCGGAGGGGGTGGAGGAGGCCCTGGCCGCCATGACCACCCCGGAGGAGCGGCGTCTCCTTCGGGGGATGGCGGACCGGGACGGCTTCTCCCCTTGCGAGGCAGCCTCCCTCCTGGGGGGGTCCTCGGAGGAAGCGGAGGGCCTCTGCGCCGCCGCCTACCGGCGCGGGTGCCTGAACCGGGTCCCCGAGCAGCCGGAGCTTTTCCGCCGGGGCACCCTCTACAGCCGTCTGGACCTGTTCGCCCAGTTCGAACCTCGGACCTGGCTGGCCCTGCCGGAGAGCCTGCGCCGCCGCCTGGACGACTGGTACCTGGACGCCTACGCCCGGAGGCTGGTGGCGGGGGTGGAGGCCAAGCGCCTCCGGGAAATGCGCCGCCGGCTGGATCTGCCTCCTTCGGAGGCCCCCTTCCTGGGGAACGACGTGATCCTCCCCCTGGGGGAAGCCCTGGACTACGTCCGCAACGCATCCCGCCAGGCCACCCTGGTGCCCTGCAACTGCCGGGCCATCGCCCGGAACTGCTCCCTCCCCCTGGACACCTGCATCCTCTACCTGGACCCGGAGAAGGTGAACACAGTGGTCCACCGGGGATGGGGACGCCCCTTGAGTCGGGAGGAGGCGGCCCGGGTGGTGCGCCGGGCCCACGAGGCAGGACTCATGCACTCCGCAGGCCCCGACGCCCTCTGCAACTGCGACGGCTGCTGCTGCTACCCCGCCCGGGTGGGCAAGCGCCTCCACTGCGTGGGCCTCTGGCCCGAGGCGAAGTACCGGGTCCAGTGGGACGACTCCCGATGTGTCCGATGCGGACGCTGCGTCCCTCGGTGTCCTTTCCAGGTCTTCGAGGTAACTCGTCGGGAGGAAAAGAGGTCCATGAGCTTCGATTCCTCCCGCTGTCGGGGGTGCGGGCTCTGCGTGGAGGTCTGCCCCGCCGGGGCCCTGCGCCTGGGACCCCGGGGGTAG
- a CDS encoding HAL/PAL/TAL family ammonia-lyase, translated as MSQKTQPPHPSRIDAVTLGGRMEVSQVVAVARYGARVRFSREYEERVRRCRALADRFAEQETPVYGITTGLGENWNRKVPPEARRTVQRNFARTHACSLGEPLPKECVRALMAVMLQHLGSGHTGIALETLELLAGMLNRDVIPRVPAHGSVGYLCHEGHIASALIGEGTVVHEGREMPARVGLERAGLAPRTLESKEGLSLTSGTTFVTALACLGFHDAWTGACTADVVAALSLEALKGTLMAMDPRVHAARPHEHQIRTAANLRRLLGDSGILARWKGHRVQDALSLRCIPQLHGAAKKLLADGLATLETELNSSVDNPLIFPGEDEQGEALMACNADGSYVGMAADCGAIAVTGIAKMSERRADRLINHHVSELPPFLTPRPGENCGLMIPQYAAAGILGEMRLLSHPATVDNGFTSACQEDYTSMGANASLKLYHLGTLLDYVLATELLNACQALEFHPEPPAVATAAVHRLVRAQVPPLEEDYRPGPYVEILADLIRSGAVLEAAEAVTGALD; from the coding sequence ATGTCCCAGAAAACCCAGCCCCCCCATCCGTCCCGGATCGATGCGGTGACCTTGGGGGGACGGATGGAGGTCTCCCAGGTGGTGGCCGTCGCCCGCTACGGCGCGAGGGTGCGCTTTTCCCGGGAGTACGAGGAACGGGTCCGGCGATGCCGGGCCCTGGCGGACCGGTTCGCGGAGCAGGAGACACCGGTCTACGGGATCACCACCGGTCTGGGGGAGAACTGGAACCGCAAGGTCCCCCCGGAGGCCCGGCGGACGGTGCAGCGGAACTTCGCCCGCACCCACGCCTGCTCCCTGGGAGAACCCCTCCCGAAGGAGTGCGTCCGGGCCCTGATGGCAGTGATGCTCCAGCATCTGGGCTCGGGGCACACGGGCATCGCCCTGGAGACCCTGGAGCTTCTGGCGGGGATGTTGAACCGGGACGTGATCCCCCGGGTGCCCGCCCACGGGTCCGTGGGATACCTCTGCCACGAGGGACACATCGCCTCGGCCCTCATCGGGGAGGGGACGGTGGTCCACGAGGGCCGGGAAATGCCCGCCCGGGTCGGGCTGGAACGCGCGGGTCTGGCCCCCCGGACCCTGGAGAGCAAGGAGGGCCTGAGCCTCACCAGCGGCACCACCTTCGTCACCGCCCTGGCCTGCCTGGGCTTCCACGACGCCTGGACGGGAGCCTGCACCGCCGACGTGGTGGCCGCCCTCTCCCTGGAGGCCCTCAAGGGCACCCTCATGGCCATGGACCCCCGGGTGCACGCCGCCCGGCCCCACGAGCACCAGATCCGGACCGCCGCCAACCTGCGCCGTCTCCTGGGGGACAGCGGGATCCTGGCCCGCTGGAAGGGGCACCGGGTGCAGGACGCCCTGTCCCTACGCTGCATCCCCCAGCTCCACGGAGCGGCGAAGAAGCTCCTGGCGGACGGCCTGGCCACCCTGGAGACGGAGCTGAACTCCTCGGTGGACAACCCCCTGATCTTCCCGGGAGAGGACGAACAGGGAGAGGCGCTGATGGCCTGCAACGCCGACGGTTCCTATGTGGGGATGGCGGCGGACTGCGGGGCCATCGCGGTCACGGGGATCGCCAAGATGTCCGAGCGCCGGGCGGACCGGCTCATCAACCACCACGTCAGCGAGCTTCCCCCCTTCCTGACACCGAGGCCGGGGGAGAACTGCGGCCTCATGATCCCCCAATACGCCGCCGCGGGGATCCTGGGGGAGATGCGCCTCCTGTCCCACCCCGCCACGGTGGACAACGGGTTCACCTCCGCCTGTCAGGAGGACTACACCAGCATGGGGGCCAACGCCTCCCTGAAGCTGTACCATCTGGGGACCCTGCTGGACTACGTGCTGGCCACGGAGCTGCTCAACGCCTGCCAGGCCCTGGAGTTCCACCCCGAACCCCCTGCGGTGGCCACGGCGGCGGTCCACCGGCTGGTGCGCGCCCAGGTCCCCCCGTTGGAGGAGGACTACCGTCCCGGGCCCTACGTGGAGATCCTGGCGGACCTGATCCGCTCCGGGGCGGTGCTGGAGGCGGCGGAAGCCGTGACGGGAGCGCTGGACTGA
- a CDS encoding sodium:solute symporter family protein, producing the protein MLSAMDNVLIGLFVILVLGIGYYFSKRNKDMESFFLANRSLPWSLVVGTLAASWYGGIGVVGTVGYAAVYGISTWTIWSIGAHLIRMPLALWVGPRIQIRTDITVPDLLESLYGRRVALLGAVLMFFVCAQIGEITAVGYIGEAAWGVSNILAGTLMVALVIVLTIWGGLMGVAVTDMIMFFCMVFGVTMVFPGLYADIGGWAGLRNALGENAKLLHPTAGMGFWKAVMLVIFCLSPYADPTFYQRFSASTSPKVGRRALLTCFCIWIAFDIVICTSGVIARALYPDMQPEVAYVKMVLENLPVGVRAFFIVGLIGAIVSTLDSYYLVGGATLANDIFARLKGTGKLSQKAILTYTRVAVVLLGIIGLSLAFRFKLVYDAFLFIASIWMSAAFVPIVGGLVFKGRITEMGGLLAMIVGGGTFGLLKAFPGITEIEPLVLSLPASLIVWLVGNRIGKPRNAAFLQD; encoded by the coding sequence GTGCTCTCGGCGATGGACAACGTCCTCATCGGACTCTTCGTCATCCTGGTTCTGGGCATCGGGTACTACTTCTCCAAGCGCAACAAGGACATGGAGAGCTTCTTCCTGGCGAACCGGAGCCTTCCCTGGTCCCTGGTGGTGGGGACCCTGGCGGCCTCCTGGTACGGGGGCATCGGCGTGGTGGGCACCGTGGGCTACGCGGCGGTGTACGGCATCTCCACCTGGACCATCTGGTCCATCGGCGCCCACCTGATCCGCATGCCCCTGGCCCTTTGGGTGGGGCCGCGCATTCAGATCCGCACGGACATCACCGTCCCGGACCTGCTGGAAAGCCTCTACGGCCGCCGGGTGGCCCTGCTGGGGGCGGTGCTGATGTTCTTCGTCTGCGCCCAGATCGGGGAGATCACCGCGGTGGGCTACATCGGGGAGGCCGCCTGGGGGGTCAGCAACATCCTGGCGGGGACCCTGATGGTAGCCCTGGTCATCGTGCTCACCATCTGGGGGGGCCTGATGGGGGTGGCGGTGACGGACATGATCATGTTCTTCTGCATGGTCTTCGGGGTAACCATGGTCTTTCCCGGCCTCTACGCGGACATCGGCGGCTGGGCGGGGCTTCGGAACGCCCTGGGGGAGAACGCCAAGCTCCTCCACCCCACGGCGGGCATGGGCTTCTGGAAGGCCGTGATGCTGGTGATCTTCTGCCTCAGTCCCTATGCGGACCCCACCTTCTACCAGCGCTTCTCCGCCTCCACCTCCCCCAAGGTGGGACGCCGGGCCCTGCTGACCTGCTTCTGCATCTGGATCGCCTTCGACATCGTCATCTGCACCTCCGGGGTCATCGCCCGGGCCCTGTATCCGGACATGCAGCCCGAGGTGGCCTACGTGAAGATGGTGTTGGAGAACCTCCCCGTGGGGGTCCGGGCCTTCTTCATCGTGGGGCTCATCGGCGCCATCGTCTCCACCCTGGACAGCTACTACCTGGTGGGGGGCGCCACCCTGGCCAACGACATCTTCGCCCGCCTCAAAGGCACCGGGAAACTCTCGCAAAAAGCCATCCTCACCTACACCCGGGTGGCGGTGGTGCTTTTGGGGATCATCGGCCTCTCCCTGGCCTTCCGGTTCAAGCTGGTCTACGACGCCTTCCTGTTCATCGCCAGCATCTGGATGTCCGCGGCCTTCGTCCCCATCGTGGGAGGCCTGGTCTTCAAGGGGCGGATCACGGAGATGGGGGGGCTGCTGGCCATGATCGTGGGAGGCGGCACCTTCGGGCTGCTGAAGGCCTTCCCGGGGATCACGGAGATCGAGCCGCTGGTCCTCTCCCTGCCCGCCTCCCTGATCGTCTGGCTGGTGGGAAACCGCATCGGCAAACCCCGGAACGCCGCGTTCCTTCAGGACTGA
- a CDS encoding GntR family transcriptional regulator: MILSSTDSLRKQVYEYLKEKIACGELRPGEMIDQKEMQERLGVSKTPLRDSLIRLEAEGVVTILPSRGVRVNRLTLREVRHIYQIGGALEAAAFEAVFPAMDPGTLGRMEAVQREVVERMGSGDYGLCPDRNVEFHELALGLCDNEALVAQIHLYRSRLYDFPRKDLISVRDWEDRYWEQHWEILRLFREGTARDLGAFIREVHWNFDAHRDVLATYYEEA, encoded by the coding sequence ATGATCCTGTCGAGCACCGACTCGCTGCGAAAGCAGGTCTACGAGTACCTGAAGGAGAAGATCGCCTGCGGCGAGCTGCGTCCCGGCGAGATGATCGACCAGAAGGAGATGCAGGAGCGTCTGGGGGTGAGCAAGACCCCCCTGCGGGATTCCCTGATCCGCCTGGAGGCGGAAGGGGTGGTGACGATCCTCCCCAGCCGGGGGGTCCGGGTGAACCGCCTGACCCTCCGGGAGGTGCGGCACATCTACCAGATCGGCGGAGCCCTGGAGGCGGCGGCCTTCGAGGCGGTCTTCCCGGCCATGGACCCGGGAACCCTGGGGCGCATGGAGGCGGTGCAGCGGGAGGTGGTGGAGCGGATGGGGTCCGGAGACTACGGGCTCTGCCCGGATCGGAACGTGGAGTTCCACGAACTGGCCCTGGGACTGTGCGACAACGAGGCCCTCGTCGCCCAGATCCACCTCTACCGATCCCGGCTCTACGATTTCCCCCGGAAGGACCTGATCTCCGTCCGGGACTGGGAGGACCGGTACTGGGAGCAGCACTGGGAGATCCTGCGCCTCTTCCGGGAGGGGACGGCCCGGGACCTGGGGGCCTTCATCCGGGAGGTCCACTGGAATTTCGACGCCCACCGGGACGTGCTGGCGACGTACTACGAGGAGGCCTGA
- the hisD gene encoding histidinol dehydrogenase has translation MKALKISRPEAPEDRTELARTVGALLEDVKTRKDQALFEASRRFDGSTRTALRVSPEELAQGLRETEPELREALEEAAANLRRFARRQREALKDLKEEENAPGVFLGHRVLPVDSCGCYVPGGGYPLISTALMLAIPALAAGVPRVCACTPVMKGTDRVHPAVLAALSLAGVTEVYALGGAQAVGALAYGTESVPPVDLVVGPGNRYVTEAKRQCVGRVGIDFVAGPSEVLVLADAGADPSVVAADLLAQAEHDPDARSALVSLDEDLAVRVEEEVRRQLETLPTAPVARASWEAGGEIWLADSPEEAQEFANLRAPEHLELNVRDPEAWIPALRNYGSLFVGEGAAEVFGDYVSGTNHTLPTMGAARYTGGLWVGTFLKVCTFQRLTPSGAAALSPLAARIARAEGLFAHAAAAEARAR, from the coding sequence ATGAAAGCCCTGAAGATCTCCCGGCCCGAGGCGCCGGAGGACCGCACCGAACTGGCCCGCACCGTGGGGGCCCTGCTGGAGGATGTGAAGACCCGAAAGGACCAGGCCCTCTTCGAGGCGAGCCGCCGCTTCGACGGCAGCACCCGCACCGCCCTGCGCGTGTCCCCGGAGGAACTGGCCCAAGGGCTTCGGGAGACGGAACCGGAACTGCGGGAAGCCCTGGAGGAGGCGGCGGCGAACCTGCGGCGCTTCGCCCGAAGGCAGCGGGAGGCCCTGAAGGACCTGAAGGAGGAGGAAAACGCCCCGGGGGTCTTCCTGGGTCACCGGGTTCTCCCCGTGGACTCCTGCGGCTGCTACGTTCCCGGGGGGGGCTACCCCCTCATCTCCACCGCCCTGATGCTGGCGATCCCCGCCCTGGCGGCGGGGGTGCCCCGGGTGTGCGCCTGCACCCCCGTGATGAAGGGCACCGACCGGGTCCATCCGGCGGTGTTGGCGGCCCTCTCCCTGGCGGGGGTGACGGAGGTCTACGCCCTGGGGGGAGCCCAGGCGGTGGGGGCCCTGGCCTACGGCACCGAATCGGTGCCCCCGGTGGACCTCGTCGTGGGGCCGGGGAACCGGTACGTCACGGAGGCCAAGCGGCAGTGCGTGGGCCGGGTGGGCATCGACTTCGTGGCGGGGCCCAGCGAGGTGCTGGTGCTGGCGGACGCCGGGGCCGACCCCTCGGTGGTGGCGGCAGACCTGCTGGCCCAGGCGGAACACGACCCGGACGCCCGTTCCGCCCTGGTGTCCCTGGACGAGGACCTGGCGGTGCGGGTGGAGGAGGAGGTGCGCCGTCAGCTGGAAACCCTGCCCACCGCCCCGGTGGCCCGAGCCTCCTGGGAGGCGGGGGGGGAGATCTGGCTCGCCGATTCCCCCGAGGAGGCCCAGGAGTTCGCCAACCTTCGGGCCCCGGAACACCTGGAGCTGAACGTGCGGGACCCGGAGGCGTGGATCCCGGCCCTGCGCAACTACGGGTCCCTGTTCGTGGGCGAGGGGGCGGCGGAGGTCTTCGGGGACTACGTCTCCGGCACCAACCACACCCTGCCCACCATGGGGGCGGCGCGGTACACCGGAGGCCTGTGGGTGGGGACCTTCCTCAAGGTCTGCACCTTCCAGCGCCTCACCCCTTCAGGAGCGGCGGCCCTGAGCCCCCTGGCGGCGCGCATCGCCCGGGCGGAGGGGCTCTTCGCCCACGCCGCGGCGGCGGAAGCGAGGGCGCGCTGA
- a CDS encoding DUF3795 domain-containing protein produces MKVTRPLEPEPRFRAPCGVFCPTCFLYMGNHDDPARLPHASVVLGVPEEDLRYEGCGSPRTAARCASCAVRRCAEERGVDSCADCPEFPCSLLRDAQEKSPQLREAEASLHVRRKQGFSGWFLRTQEEFRCPHCGTLNSVYDLWCRSCGASPSCPFAARNGEEALAFWKNRPSDFPRP; encoded by the coding sequence ATGAAGGTGACCCGCCCCCTGGAACCGGAGCCGCGCTTTCGGGCTCCCTGCGGTGTCTTCTGTCCCACCTGCTTCCTCTATATGGGAAACCACGACGACCCGGCCAGGCTCCCCCACGCCAGCGTGGTGCTGGGGGTGCCCGAGGAGGACCTGCGGTACGAAGGCTGCGGCAGCCCCCGCACCGCCGCCCGGTGCGCCTCCTGCGCCGTCCGGCGGTGCGCCGAGGAAAGGGGCGTGGACTCCTGCGCCGATTGTCCCGAGTTCCCCTGCTCCCTCCTGCGGGACGCCCAGGAGAAAAGCCCCCAGCTCCGGGAGGCGGAAGCCTCCCTGCACGTCCGGAGGAAGCAGGGGTTTTCCGGATGGTTCCTTCGGACCCAGGAGGAGTTCCGCTGCCCCCACTGCGGCACCCTGAACTCCGTCTACGACCTCTGGTGCCGGAGCTGCGGCGCCTCTCCCAGCTGCCCCTTCGCGGCCCGAAACGGGGAAGAGGCGCTGGCCTTCTGGAAAAACCGCCCCTCCGATTTCCCCCGCCCCTGA
- a CDS encoding TolC family protein: MVCRWFLAGALAAALAGAAWGAPTGQALTLRECLLSALENHPQLRAARARVEAQGQAVRVQEAPRKPSLEASGSGRAAEGARDASAELRLSQLVTDGGKTDLAVQAAELEREAVLQDLAAARSDLVLEVQQAFYALVKAEDDLEVARRNVAVQEEQLARARAFFQAGKVPKSDVTAAEVDLGQARLEQTQASGTVEATRSLLYRTMGVSPRGQALSVTPPPWTDRKAPSVEAAQSGVAARPDLKAQGLRVEEASRNVALAAKDLAWNVAAWGGYGWSDPGTGEWKSGLTLSLPLLDGGRTDAKVGQARAKLEEARATEEDLRQKADLAVVEALTELRTAEESLRTALLVDRQARENLDLARGRYREGVGSPLEVSQAALNRTKAQRSLAKARHDLRIAWAKLEHGMGTNLADLEGEGR, translated from the coding sequence ATGGTGTGTCGATGGTTTCTGGCAGGAGCCCTGGCCGCGGCCCTGGCCGGCGCGGCGTGGGGAGCCCCGACGGGGCAGGCCCTGACGCTGCGGGAGTGCCTGCTGTCCGCCCTGGAGAACCACCCCCAGCTTCGGGCGGCCCGGGCGCGGGTGGAGGCCCAGGGGCAGGCGGTGCGGGTGCAGGAGGCTCCCCGGAAACCCTCCCTGGAGGCCTCGGGCAGCGGCAGGGCGGCGGAGGGGGCGCGGGACGCTTCGGCGGAGCTGCGCCTCTCCCAGCTGGTCACCGACGGGGGCAAGACGGATCTGGCGGTCCAGGCGGCGGAGCTGGAGCGGGAGGCGGTCCTCCAGGACCTGGCGGCGGCCCGTTCGGACCTGGTGCTGGAGGTGCAGCAGGCCTTCTACGCCCTGGTGAAGGCGGAGGACGATCTGGAGGTGGCGCGGCGCAACGTGGCGGTGCAGGAGGAACAGCTGGCCCGGGCCCGGGCCTTCTTCCAGGCGGGGAAGGTGCCCAAGTCGGACGTCACCGCCGCGGAGGTGGACCTGGGGCAGGCCCGGCTGGAGCAGACCCAGGCCTCGGGGACGGTGGAGGCGACCCGATCCCTTCTGTACCGGACCATGGGGGTCTCTCCCCGGGGGCAGGCCCTTTCCGTGACCCCGCCGCCCTGGACGGACCGAAAGGCCCCGTCGGTGGAGGCGGCCCAGTCCGGAGTGGCCGCCCGGCCGGACCTGAAGGCCCAGGGCCTTCGGGTGGAGGAGGCCTCCCGAAACGTGGCCCTGGCGGCGAAGGACCTCGCCTGGAACGTGGCGGCCTGGGGGGGGTACGGCTGGTCCGACCCCGGGACGGGGGAGTGGAAGTCCGGTCTCACCCTCTCCCTGCCCCTCCTGGACGGGGGGCGCACCGACGCCAAGGTGGGGCAGGCCCGGGCGAAGCTGGAGGAGGCCCGGGCGACGGAGGAGGACCTGAGGCAGAAGGCGGATCTGGCGGTGGTGGAGGCCCTGACGGAGCTGCGCACCGCCGAGGAGAGCCTGCGCACCGCCCTGCTGGTGGACCGGCAGGCCCGGGAGAACCTGGACCTGGCCCGGGGACGCTACCGCGAGGGGGTGGGCAGCCCCCTGGAGGTGAGCCAGGCGGCACTGAACCGGACGAAGGCCCAGAGGAGCCTGGCGAAGGCCCGGCACGACCTGCGCATTGCCTGGGCGAAGCTGGAGCACGGCATGGGGACGAACCTGGCGGATCTGGAGGGGGAAGGGCGATGA
- a CDS encoding efflux RND transporter periplasmic adaptor subunit gives MSGTTRGGRRGGGKGKALGALLVLGTLAAGGWWFFGRETKPPVAYLSEAVARGEVVQSVSATGTLQAVNTVTVGSQVSGTISRVLVDYNSRVRKGQLLALIDPTMLAAEVAKSEADLASARADLASARADLANADRNRQRQERLYASHFVAKSDLDDARTSWLTAAAKVDASRAGVRQAEAVLRRGRANLGYTRIVSPIDGTVVGKSISEGQTVAASYQTPTLFTLAEDLTRMQVEADVDEADIGPIREGMPVTFTVDAFPDDTFRGRVSQVRLQAKTQENVVTYTVVVRVDNPDLTLKPGMTANVAIRVAEASGVLRVPAAALRFRPGNGNGEGKRRAASPAPGTGEEKRSSGPVVWVLQEGQERPLRRVPVEVGLTDGTWTAVSGDLTEGDRVVTGADGTGSGKSSAGGPGRPFP, from the coding sequence ATGAGCGGGACGACGCGTGGCGGCAGGCGGGGCGGAGGCAAGGGAAAGGCCCTGGGGGCCCTGCTGGTCCTGGGGACACTGGCCGCCGGGGGCTGGTGGTTCTTCGGCCGGGAGACGAAGCCCCCGGTGGCCTACCTCTCCGAGGCCGTGGCCCGGGGCGAGGTGGTGCAGAGCGTCTCCGCCACGGGGACCCTCCAGGCGGTGAACACCGTGACGGTGGGCTCCCAGGTCTCCGGGACCATCTCTCGGGTGCTGGTGGACTACAACTCCCGGGTGCGCAAGGGGCAGCTCCTGGCCCTCATCGACCCCACCATGCTGGCGGCGGAGGTCGCCAAGTCCGAGGCGGACCTGGCCTCGGCCCGAGCGGACCTGGCCAGCGCCCGGGCGGACCTGGCCAACGCGGACCGGAACCGCCAGCGGCAGGAGCGCCTCTACGCCTCCCACTTCGTGGCCAAGAGCGATCTGGACGACGCCCGCACCTCCTGGCTCACCGCCGCCGCCAAGGTGGACGCCTCCCGGGCGGGGGTGCGTCAGGCCGAGGCGGTGCTGCGCCGGGGTCGGGCCAACCTGGGGTACACCCGCATCGTCTCCCCCATCGACGGCACCGTGGTGGGCAAGAGCATCAGCGAGGGGCAGACCGTGGCGGCGAGCTACCAGACCCCCACCCTCTTCACCCTGGCGGAGGACCTGACCCGCATGCAGGTGGAGGCGGACGTGGACGAGGCGGACATCGGCCCCATCCGGGAGGGGATGCCCGTCACCTTCACCGTGGACGCCTTTCCCGACGACACCTTCCGGGGGCGGGTGAGCCAGGTGCGCCTCCAGGCCAAGACCCAGGAGAACGTGGTGACCTATACGGTGGTCGTCCGGGTGGACAACCCGGACCTGACCCTGAAGCCCGGCATGACCGCCAACGTGGCCATCCGGGTGGCGGAGGCCTCCGGGGTCCTGCGGGTCCCTGCGGCGGCCCTGCGCTTCCGCCCGGGCAACGGGAACGGGGAGGGGAAGCGCCGGGCCGCCTCTCCCGCCCCGGGGACGGGGGAGGAGAAACGAAGCTCCGGGCCGGTGGTGTGGGTCCTTCAGGAGGGGCAGGAACGCCCCCTGCGCCGGGTGCCCGTGGAGGTGGGGCTCACCGACGGCACCTGGACCGCCGTCTCCGGGGACCTGACGGAAGGGGACCGGGTGGTCACGGGAGCGGACGGAACCGGTTCGGGGAAGAGCAGCGCCGGGGGGCCCGGGAGACCCTTCCCATGA
- a CDS encoding ABC transporter ATP-binding protein — protein sequence MTVLLELEGVRKTYDMGEVAVEALRGVSLSVEEGEYVAIMGASGSGKSTLMHILGCLDTPTEGRYRLAGREVGALKRDELAQVRNRSIGFVFQGFNLLPRTTALANVELPLLYRGVPHRVRAERAREALHRVGLEGRERHMPHQLSGGQQQRVAIARGIVGEAPLVLADEPTGNLDSRSSGEIMGLFSELNDRLGITVVLVTHEPDMACFAKRVVTVRDGLVVSDAPVGERRLPS from the coding sequence ATGACGGTTCTCCTGGAGCTGGAGGGGGTCCGCAAGACCTACGACATGGGGGAGGTGGCGGTGGAGGCCCTCCGGGGGGTCTCCCTCTCCGTGGAGGAGGGGGAGTACGTGGCGATCATGGGGGCCTCGGGCTCCGGCAAGTCCACCCTCATGCACATCCTGGGCTGCCTGGACACCCCCACGGAGGGGCGGTACCGCCTGGCGGGACGGGAGGTGGGGGCCCTGAAGCGGGACGAACTGGCCCAGGTGCGCAACCGGAGCATCGGCTTCGTCTTCCAGGGGTTCAACCTGCTTCCCCGAACCACCGCCCTGGCGAACGTGGAGCTGCCCCTCCTCTACCGGGGGGTGCCCCACCGGGTCCGGGCCGAAAGGGCCCGGGAGGCCCTGCACCGGGTGGGACTGGAGGGGCGGGAGCGCCACATGCCCCACCAGCTCTCCGGGGGGCAGCAGCAGCGGGTGGCCATCGCCCGGGGCATCGTGGGGGAGGCCCCCCTGGTGCTGGCGGACGAGCCCACGGGGAACCTGGACAGCCGGAGCAGCGGGGAGATCATGGGGCTCTTCTCGGAACTCAACGACCGATTGGGCATCACGGTGGTGCTGGTGACCCACGAACCCGACATGGCCTGCTTCGCCAAGCGGGTCGTCACGGTCAGGGACGGCCTGGTGGTGTCCGACGCCCCGGTGGGGGAGAGGAGGCTCCCCTCGTGA